In Luteibaculum oceani, the following are encoded in one genomic region:
- a CDS encoding N-acetylmuramoyl-L-alanine amidase family protein: MMSKIYTNNLFTRLKLVVVAVFMVCAAGVNGQEFAGVKTVVIDAGHGGKDPGNMGTGRYKTREKDIALEVALKVGQYIKEAFPDIKVIFTRKDDSFVTLAGRAEIANKNKADLFISIHCNAANSKSAAGTETFVMGFKYEEYNRELTLKENSVIFMEDDYKETYSDFDPNNPESEMFAGLYQSAFQDQSITFANYVEQQFANRVGRRSRGVKQGVLYVLNRSTMPSVLIELGFLSNSKEEDFLNSELGQVYMASAIYRAFKEWKKHREGVDLTVKSSAKVEMQGPAENVNEKEYSDNPYGIVFKIQLLSSTRKIKEGSSELQGLDEIEELHVDGRYKYVHGAFPNYDEAKKALKKVKKKGFESAFVIALKGSEPLKVQDAIKELEKN; this comes from the coding sequence ATGATGTCCAAAATTTATACCAATAATCTGTTTACAAGACTCAAACTTGTGGTTGTAGCAGTTTTTATGGTTTGTGCGGCTGGGGTAAATGGTCAGGAATTTGCCGGAGTTAAAACGGTGGTGATAGACGCTGGCCACGGTGGGAAAGACCCTGGGAACATGGGGACGGGTAGATATAAAACCCGCGAAAAGGATATTGCTCTAGAGGTTGCTCTTAAGGTAGGGCAATACATTAAAGAAGCATTCCCCGATATCAAGGTGATTTTTACGCGTAAAGATGATTCTTTTGTAACGCTTGCTGGAAGGGCAGAAATTGCCAATAAGAACAAGGCAGATCTTTTTATTTCCATTCACTGTAACGCTGCAAATAGTAAATCGGCAGCCGGAACGGAAACCTTTGTAATGGGATTTAAATACGAGGAGTACAATAGAGAATTAACGCTAAAGGAAAACTCGGTAATTTTTATGGAGGACGATTACAAGGAAACTTATTCCGATTTCGACCCCAATAATCCCGAGTCTGAGATGTTTGCTGGTTTATATCAAAGCGCGTTTCAAGACCAGAGTATCACTTTTGCAAATTATGTGGAGCAACAATTTGCGAACAGGGTTGGAAGAAGGTCAAGAGGTGTTAAACAAGGAGTGCTTTACGTGCTAAATCGCTCTACCATGCCTTCGGTATTGATTGAATTAGGGTTCTTGTCGAATTCCAAGGAAGAAGATTTTCTCAATTCAGAATTGGGGCAGGTATATATGGCATCGGCAATTTATCGTGCTTTTAAAGAGTGGAAAAAGCACAGGGAAGGTGTTGATTTAACGGTTAAATCTTCCGCAAAAGTCGAAATGCAGGGGCCGGCCGAAAATGTTAATGAAAAGGAGTATTCCGATAACCCATACGGCATTGTTTTTAAGATTCAATTGTTATCTTCAACGCGAAAAATTAAAGAAGGCAGTAGTGAGCTTCAAGGGCTAGACGAAATAGAAGAATTGCACGTGGATGGCAGGTATAAATACGTTCATGGTGCTTTCCCTAATTACGATGAAGCCAAAAAAGCTTTGAAGAAAGTAAAAAAGAAGGGCTTTGAATCGGCCTTCGTAATTGCCTTGAAAGGTTCCGAGCCTCTAAAAGTGCAGGATGCAATTAAAGAACTAGAAAAGAACTAA
- a CDS encoding LNS2 domain-containing protein gives MTKVAGNELREIEVDGKKISPVLPDEVKNYLVDIDGTICDDIPNEEPERMATAELYPDALETLNQWYDQGHIITFFTSRTEEHRAVTEKWLAENGFKYHGLLMGKPRGGNYHWIDNHIVRATRFHGKFTDLVVKKKEIQVFKR, from the coding sequence ATGACCAAAGTTGCTGGAAACGAGTTAAGGGAAATTGAAGTTGATGGGAAGAAAATTAGCCCCGTTCTACCCGATGAGGTAAAAAATTATCTCGTGGATATAGACGGAACCATTTGCGACGATATTCCAAACGAGGAACCAGAGCGCATGGCAACTGCCGAATTGTATCCAGATGCTCTAGAAACTCTAAACCAATGGTACGATCAAGGGCATATCATTACTTTCTTCACATCCAGAACCGAAGAACATAGAGCGGTAACAGAGAAATGGTTAGCCGAAAATGGGTTTAAATACCACGGTCTTCTCATGGGAAAACCGAGAGGTGGAAATTATCATTGGATAGATAACCACATTGTGAGAGCGACGCGTTTTCACGGAAAATTCACCGATTTAGTTGTAAAGAAAAAAGAAATCCAAGTTTTTAAAAGATAA
- a CDS encoding MlaD family protein gives MKKEVKIALLVLGGIAIAVFGLNFLKGKNIFITQHNYFAVYNRVDGLTATNPIWINGFKVGQVSRVSFVPGSQSKLLVELRITDPNVRLTDQSVARIVSADLLGSKGIDLLVNPQGNPLNAGDTIKASIEEGLKDVVSEQLAPIKAKAENLIGSIDSVLIVLRTVLNESSLDQLGQSFYGIRGTFESLYKTAKNIEELIEKEKSHIASAVENIDAASTVFKENTEELDATIKNVKTLSDNLADAEVGEMVKNAEASMKKVNNMLTRVEQGNGSLGKLMQSDTLHNSMVKAVNDLERLLEDMRSNPSRYVNFSLIGRRDKGLILSEEEEQRLKQLLKMK, from the coding sequence TTGAAAAAGGAAGTTAAAATAGCGCTTTTAGTACTTGGAGGTATTGCAATAGCGGTTTTTGGTCTTAATTTCTTAAAGGGCAAAAACATCTTTATCACGCAGCACAATTACTTTGCGGTGTACAACAGAGTGGATGGATTAACCGCCACCAATCCCATTTGGATAAATGGATTTAAGGTGGGGCAGGTGTCGCGGGTTAGTTTTGTTCCTGGTTCTCAAAGCAAATTGTTGGTGGAGCTTCGCATTACAGATCCCAACGTGCGATTAACTGATCAATCTGTCGCCAGAATTGTATCTGCAGATTTACTTGGATCTAAAGGGATAGATTTATTGGTAAACCCTCAGGGAAACCCATTAAATGCAGGGGATACTATTAAAGCAAGCATTGAAGAAGGTTTAAAGGACGTGGTAAGTGAGCAGCTGGCTCCGATAAAAGCTAAAGCCGAAAACCTTATCGGATCCATAGATTCTGTACTCATTGTTTTGAGAACAGTTTTAAACGAATCCTCACTGGATCAGCTGGGGCAGAGTTTTTACGGAATCCGGGGAACCTTTGAGTCGCTGTACAAAACGGCAAAAAATATAGAGGAGTTAATAGAGAAAGAGAAGTCTCACATTGCATCTGCGGTGGAGAACATCGATGCGGCATCCACGGTTTTTAAAGAAAATACCGAGGAATTAGATGCTACCATTAAGAATGTAAAAACCTTATCTGACAATTTAGCCGATGCTGAAGTAGGGGAGATGGTGAAAAATGCCGAAGCCTCCATGAAAAAGGTAAACAACATGCTAACGCGAGTGGAGCAGGGGAATGGAAGCTTGGGTAAACTCATGCAGTCTGATACCCTGCATAATTCTATGGTAAAGGCGGTGAACGATCTGGAACGTTTGCTTGAGGATATGCGATCTAATCCGTCTCGATACGTGAATTTCAGCCTTATTGGAAGAAGAGATAAAGGCTTAATATTATCTGAAGAAGAAGAGCAAAGGCTCAAACAATTATTAAAAATGAAATAA
- a CDS encoding OstA-like protein, whose protein sequence is MFRHVVLLLLLSLSFGKIFGQKVDSTSLDSTKRYIQIIYAKKAKYGKGKDSAAQKLIGEVKLKHNEVILTCDSAYFYQRTNSIKAFSNVRLNQADTLFLTGNRINYSGETKIAEVIGNVKLEDPTTYLECKHLYFYREQNKGSYYTGGRLFSKGSPDTLSSTQATYYSEDKIAIFRKNVVLKNPEYVMETDTMKYSTEIKQSYFYGPTTITSDSNTIYCNAGWYNTETNKSSFYNRAIISSPEQKLEGDSLYYDRNTGLGKAFGNIVITDTINNFMVTGERAFSYNEGDSSIIPSRPLLYHFMGKDTLLVSSDTVYTKQVNDSNKQVFAFHNVLFHKSDVQGKCDTIIFDERFQRLDMIDSPILWSDKNQITGDKISLFVKEEVIDRLFIPKNAFIGEQVDGEIFNQIKGKNLTAFFKDGDIYKVEIRGNGESIYHALEEGVDSLGKAINILAGVNQAICSDMDIRMQDSEITEINFITSPKSTLHPPTKILDEKLVLKNFTWHGEVRPESKKVVKARGNRVIKFNDPIVSPQIPLIIPQEKAQEETEENKKGEQ, encoded by the coding sequence ATGTTTCGCCATGTCGTACTTCTCTTATTGCTTAGCCTGAGTTTCGGGAAAATTTTTGGGCAAAAGGTAGACAGTACGTCATTGGATAGTACCAAGAGGTACATCCAAATAATATATGCGAAAAAGGCTAAATACGGAAAGGGAAAAGATAGCGCTGCCCAAAAGCTTATTGGGGAAGTAAAGCTTAAGCACAACGAGGTTATATTAACCTGTGACTCGGCCTACTTTTACCAACGAACCAATAGTATTAAGGCATTTTCTAATGTAAGGCTTAACCAAGCCGATACCCTTTTCTTAACTGGAAATAGGATAAATTATAGTGGGGAAACCAAAATTGCCGAGGTAATCGGTAATGTTAAATTAGAAGACCCCACTACCTATTTGGAGTGTAAGCATTTATACTTTTACAGAGAGCAAAATAAGGGCTCATATTACACCGGGGGAAGGCTTTTTTCCAAGGGAAGTCCGGATACATTATCCAGTACCCAAGCCACATATTACTCAGAGGATAAAATCGCAATTTTCCGTAAGAACGTAGTTCTAAAAAACCCAGAGTATGTTATGGAAACCGATACCATGAAGTACTCTACGGAGATTAAGCAGAGCTACTTTTACGGTCCCACCACCATCACCTCCGACAGTAATACTATATACTGCAATGCGGGATGGTACAACACCGAAACCAATAAGAGTAGTTTTTACAATAGAGCCATAATATCGAGTCCAGAACAAAAGTTAGAGGGAGACTCGCTTTATTACGACCGAAATACAGGATTAGGAAAGGCTTTTGGCAACATTGTTATTACCGATACCATAAATAATTTTATGGTTACGGGAGAAAGGGCATTTTCCTATAACGAGGGAGATTCTTCTATAATTCCCTCGCGTCCCTTACTCTATCATTTTATGGGGAAGGATACACTTTTAGTTTCCAGCGATACGGTTTATACCAAGCAGGTTAACGATAGCAATAAACAGGTATTTGCCTTTCACAATGTACTCTTTCACAAAAGCGATGTACAAGGGAAATGTGACACTATTATATTCGACGAAAGATTTCAGCGTCTGGATATGATTGATAGCCCCATTTTATGGTCGGATAAAAACCAAATAACCGGGGACAAAATCTCCCTATTCGTAAAAGAAGAAGTAATAGATCGTCTATTCATTCCCAAAAATGCTTTTATAGGTGAGCAGGTAGATGGAGAAATTTTTAATCAGATAAAAGGGAAGAATTTAACGGCCTTTTTTAAAGATGGAGACATCTATAAGGTAGAAATTCGGGGTAATGGGGAATCCATTTATCATGCTCTAGAAGAAGGGGTAGATTCCTTAGGTAAAGCCATAAACATTTTAGCAGGTGTAAATCAAGCTATTTGTTCGGATATGGATATTCGCATGCAAGACAGCGAAATAACCGAAATAAACTTTATTACCAGTCCCAAATCTACCCTGCATCCTCCAACCAAAATTTTGGATGAAAAACTGGTACTAAAAAACTTTACCTGGCATGGAGAAGTTAGACCCGAGAGTAAAAAAGTAGTTAAGGCTCGAGGAAACAGAGTGATTAAATTTAACGACCCCATTGTATCGCCACAAATTCCACTGATTATTCCGCAAGAGAAGGCACAGGAGGAAACCGAGGAAAACAAAAAGGGAGAACAATAA
- a CDS encoding (Fe-S)-binding protein, with protein MGLSNIVFVLILGAAIFFFAKQVGKIRRNILLGKDEDISDNKAERWKTMAKVALGQSKMVVRPVAGLMHIFVYAGFVIINLEVLEIILDGILGTHRVFHAILGDFYYFMINTFEIFAVLVVVGVVVFLIRRLVLRVPRFWKPEMKGWPTKDALYILYIEIILMGAFLIMNAADTVLMTTDVAALNEAGLAKYNLDLQGRFWVSNLLTGILPSDLGSLAMIERSAWWIHIIGILLFLNYLPKSKHFHIILAFPNTWYSNLKNKGEFSNLEAVTKEVKLMMDPNADPFAAGDAPADGAEPELPSFGAKDVTDLSWKSLMDAYTCTECGRCTSVCPANITGKKLSPRKVMMDTRDRVEELGKAIDKNGKDHHDGKALLGDYISDEELWACTTCNACTDACPVNIDPLKIIVELRRSLVMEASSMPSELTGMVNNIQNNAAPWAFGQADRANWINE; from the coding sequence ATGGGGCTTTCTAACATTGTATTTGTATTAATTCTCGGTGCGGCGATTTTCTTCTTTGCCAAGCAGGTTGGGAAAATTAGAAGAAATATTCTCTTAGGGAAAGACGAAGATATTTCCGATAACAAAGCGGAGCGATGGAAAACCATGGCTAAGGTAGCATTAGGGCAAAGCAAAATGGTTGTAAGACCGGTGGCTGGATTAATGCACATCTTTGTATATGCAGGTTTTGTGATTATAAACCTTGAGGTACTGGAAATCATTTTGGATGGTATACTGGGAACACACCGTGTGTTTCATGCTATACTGGGGGACTTCTACTACTTCATGATCAATACCTTCGAAATTTTTGCGGTATTGGTAGTGGTTGGAGTTGTGGTTTTCTTAATCCGAAGGTTAGTGCTAAGGGTACCGCGTTTTTGGAAACCCGAAATGAAGGGTTGGCCGACAAAAGATGCGCTTTACATCCTTTACATCGAGATTATTTTGATGGGGGCTTTCTTAATTATGAATGCGGCAGATACGGTACTAATGACCACTGATGTGGCCGCTTTAAACGAAGCTGGCTTGGCAAAATATAACCTCGATCTTCAAGGAAGATTTTGGGTGTCTAATTTGCTTACGGGCATTTTGCCGTCAGACCTAGGAAGCCTTGCGATGATAGAAAGATCTGCTTGGTGGATTCACATTATAGGTATTTTGCTATTCCTTAACTACCTACCAAAATCAAAGCACTTTCACATTATCCTGGCTTTCCCAAATACTTGGTATTCCAACCTTAAAAACAAAGGAGAGTTTAGTAACCTAGAGGCGGTTACTAAGGAGGTGAAATTAATGATGGATCCCAATGCAGATCCTTTTGCAGCAGGCGATGCGCCAGCAGATGGAGCTGAACCAGAACTTCCAAGTTTTGGAGCTAAAGACGTTACCGATTTAAGCTGGAAAAGTTTAATGGATGCCTACACTTGCACCGAATGTGGTAGATGTACTTCAGTTTGTCCAGCAAACATTACTGGGAAAAAATTATCGCCAAGAAAGGTGATGATGGATACCCGAGATCGTGTTGAGGAACTAGGTAAGGCCATCGATAAAAATGGTAAAGACCACCACGACGGTAAGGCTTTATTAGGAGATTACATTAGTGACGAAGAACTATGGGCATGTACTACTTGTAATGCATGTACAGATGCTTGTCCTGTAAATATCGATCCGTTGAAAATTATTGTGGAGTTAAGAAGATCCTTGGTAATGGAGGCAAGTTCTATGCCATCGGAACTAACAGGTATGGTTAATAATATCCAGAATAATGCTGCTCCTTGGGCCTTTGGACAAGCCGATAGAGCAAACTGGATAAACGAATAA
- a CDS encoding (Fe-S)-binding protein, protein MDTAAPIKVPTMAECMANGTTPEVLFWVGCAGSFDDRAKKISKAIVKILNKAGVSFAVLGAEEGCTGDPAKRAGDEFTFQMMALQNIEILNAYNIKKIITGCPHCFNTIKNEYKGLGGDYEVLHHSQFIQQLIDDGRLKIEDGKPFKGRRITFHDPCYLGRANNVFEAPRALIEKLDAELVEMKRCKAKGLCCGAGGAQMFKEAEPGNKEVNIERTEDAIETKPQFIATGCPFCNTMMTDGVKHFEKESEIKVLDIAELIAQAEDL, encoded by the coding sequence ATGGACACTGCAGCACCAATTAAAGTGCCAACCATGGCCGAATGTATGGCGAACGGAACCACCCCAGAAGTTTTATTTTGGGTGGGTTGTGCCGGTAGTTTCGACGACAGGGCCAAAAAGATTAGCAAGGCGATTGTAAAGATTTTAAATAAAGCTGGTGTTTCATTTGCAGTGCTCGGTGCCGAGGAAGGTTGTACCGGAGATCCAGCAAAAAGAGCGGGAGATGAATTTACTTTCCAAATGATGGCTTTGCAGAATATTGAAATTCTGAATGCCTATAACATCAAAAAGATTATCACGGGCTGTCCCCATTGTTTTAATACCATTAAAAACGAGTATAAAGGATTAGGTGGTGATTACGAGGTGCTACATCATTCTCAATTTATCCAGCAGTTAATAGACGATGGAAGATTAAAAATAGAGGATGGAAAACCCTTTAAGGGACGAAGAATTACTTTCCATGACCCTTGTTATCTGGGAAGAGCCAATAACGTATTTGAAGCGCCAAGAGCTTTAATTGAAAAGCTAGACGCAGAGTTGGTTGAAATGAAAAGGTGTAAGGCAAAGGGCCTTTGTTGTGGCGCCGGAGGTGCTCAAATGTTTAAAGAAGCCGAGCCTGGAAATAAGGAGGTAAACATCGAGAGAACCGAGGATGCTATAGAAACAAAACCACAGTTTATCGCAACGGGTTGTCCTTTCTGCAACACCATGATGACCGATGGCGTTAAACATTTCGAGAAGGAGTCTGAAATTAAAGTTCTGGATATAGCGGAGCTTATTGCTCAGGCCGAAGATTTATAA